Proteins found in one Sporosarcina sp. FSL K6-3457 genomic segment:
- the hemY gene encoding protoporphyrinogen oxidase, with product MRKIIIVGGGITGMSAAFYTKKWFDERKIPVELTLIEKSDTFGGKIRTLHREGFIIERGPESFLARKMPIMTLIKELGLEDELVATNPQARTNYIVHKGKLHKMPPGLMLGIPTELTPFMKTKLISPAGKIRAAMDLWLPKKKGTEDESLGHFIQRRLGKEVLDHITEPLLGGIYAGDTHSLSLQATFPHFSAMEKTHRSLIVGMLANKQQPAPSVAGLPEIAQKSMFLTFRKGMLTLVERLQEQLQSIQLLTGQGVQAIVQDERGYEVRLDNGQQLQADGLIMALPTHPTAKLVAGRSSLRWLEKINYVSVANIALAFDAKDFTFPLTGSGFVIPRKEGRMLTACTWSSSKWLHTTPDGKILLRCYVGRGGAEEWIHLSDEQLIEVVLKDVEELMGIRAKPLFHEITRLQHSMPQYPVKHVEELKKVRADLAVDLPGIYLCGAGYEGVGIPDCIQQGKEAAEQLIEFLQVQ from the coding sequence ATGAGGAAAATTATAATTGTTGGTGGCGGAATTACAGGGATGAGTGCGGCTTTTTATACAAAAAAGTGGTTTGACGAGCGGAAAATTCCTGTTGAGCTGACGCTAATTGAAAAAAGTGATACATTCGGTGGTAAAATACGGACATTGCACCGTGAAGGTTTTATCATTGAAAGGGGGCCAGAGTCTTTCTTAGCACGTAAAATGCCGATTATGACGTTGATTAAGGAACTAGGTCTTGAAGACGAGCTGGTGGCGACGAATCCGCAAGCAAGGACGAATTATATCGTACATAAAGGGAAATTGCATAAGATGCCACCTGGACTTATGCTGGGTATTCCAACAGAATTGACGCCGTTTATGAAGACAAAGCTCATATCACCGGCTGGGAAAATCCGAGCGGCCATGGATTTATGGTTACCTAAAAAGAAAGGGACGGAAGATGAATCATTAGGTCATTTCATCCAACGGCGTTTAGGAAAAGAAGTACTGGATCATATTACTGAGCCGTTGCTGGGTGGTATTTATGCGGGGGATACTCATTCGCTAAGCTTGCAGGCCACGTTTCCACATTTTTCAGCTATGGAGAAAACGCATCGTAGTTTGATTGTAGGAATGCTGGCCAATAAACAACAACCGGCACCTAGTGTAGCTGGATTGCCAGAAATTGCGCAAAAAAGTATGTTTTTAACGTTTCGTAAAGGGATGCTGACACTGGTTGAGCGATTGCAAGAACAATTACAGTCGATTCAATTGCTAACTGGGCAAGGCGTACAAGCGATTGTCCAAGATGAGCGGGGCTATGAAGTGCGCTTGGACAATGGTCAACAGCTGCAAGCAGACGGACTCATTATGGCTTTACCGACCCATCCAACGGCAAAATTAGTAGCCGGTCGTTCGTCTTTACGCTGGTTGGAGAAAATTAACTATGTGTCTGTTGCCAACATTGCCCTCGCTTTTGATGCGAAAGATTTTACGTTTCCGTTAACCGGCTCAGGATTCGTTATACCGCGTAAAGAAGGCCGCATGCTAACAGCTTGTACATGGAGTTCTTCTAAGTGGCTGCATACGACGCCAGACGGCAAAATTTTGCTACGCTGTTACGTTGGGCGTGGGGGAGCGGAAGAGTGGATTCACTTATCTGATGAGCAATTGATCGAAGTGGTTTTAAAAGATGTAGAAGAGCTAATGGGTATCCGAGCCAAACCTTTATTTCATGAAATTACGCGGCTCCAGCACTCGATGCCGCAGTATCCTGTGAAGCATGTGGAGGAGTTAAAGAAAGTGAGAGCAGATCTTGCCGTCGATTTACCAGGCATTTACCTCTGTGGGGCTGGTTATGAGGGCGTTGGGATTCCAGACTGTATTCAGCAAGGGAAAGAGGCAGCTGAGCAGCTGATTGAATTTTTACAGGTCCAATGA
- a CDS encoding TIGR04053 family radical SAM/SPASM domain-containing protein, translating into MMSVKQEVNYDVNPFIVIWEVTRACALKCLHCRAEAQYKADPRQLSFDEGKKLIDEIAGMDNPLFVFTGGDPLMRPDLFDLAKYAIDEKGFPVSMTPSATPKVTREAIQRAKDVGLSRWAFSLDGSCAEIHDHFRGTKGSYDRTMKGIEYLKELNIPIQVNTTISKYNLHDLEAIAEKVKEMGTVLWSTFFLVPTGRGMEKDMVSPEEHEEVMKWLYQIQQKMPYGVKTTEAPHYRRVFHQEKQRLGESGVSKRSDLLGRAPKFVNDGDGFVFISHTGDVYPSGFLPVVCGNVREQSLADIYRNSPVMKQLRDKSLLKGKCGVCEFKHMCGGSRARAYAMTGDYLESDPSCSYIPEALR; encoded by the coding sequence ATGATGTCTGTCAAACAAGAGGTTAATTACGATGTCAATCCATTTATTGTTATATGGGAAGTGACAAGAGCCTGTGCTTTGAAGTGCTTGCATTGTAGGGCAGAAGCGCAATATAAGGCCGATCCACGTCAATTATCATTTGATGAAGGAAAAAAACTAATTGATGAAATCGCTGGTATGGATAATCCACTGTTTGTATTTACAGGTGGCGATCCATTGATGCGACCTGATTTATTTGACCTAGCTAAATATGCAATAGATGAGAAGGGGTTCCCGGTTTCTATGACGCCGAGTGCAACGCCGAAAGTGACAAGGGAAGCCATTCAGCGGGCAAAAGATGTTGGATTATCGAGATGGGCATTTAGTTTAGATGGCTCATGCGCAGAAATTCATGACCATTTCCGTGGTACGAAAGGATCCTATGATCGAACAATGAAAGGGATTGAGTATTTAAAGGAATTAAATATCCCTATTCAAGTGAATACAACCATTTCAAAATATAATCTCCATGACCTAGAAGCGATTGCCGAAAAAGTGAAAGAAATGGGCACGGTACTGTGGAGTACATTCTTCTTAGTGCCAACAGGACGCGGTATGGAGAAGGATATGGTTAGTCCAGAAGAACATGAAGAAGTAATGAAATGGTTATATCAAATTCAACAAAAAATGCCTTACGGTGTGAAAACGACAGAAGCCCCTCACTATAGACGAGTGTTTCATCAGGAAAAACAGCGTTTGGGTGAGAGTGGGGTATCGAAACGATCGGATTTATTAGGACGTGCGCCGAAATTTGTCAATGATGGGGACGGTTTTGTCTTTATTAGTCATACAGGCGATGTGTATCCAAGTGGTTTTTTACCAGTAGTTTGTGGCAATGTGCGTGAGCAATCGCTAGCAGATATTTATCGGAATTCGCCGGTTATGAAGCAATTGCGGGATAAGTCTTTGTTAAAAGGTAAGTGTGGCGTTTGTGAGTTTAAGCATATGTGTGGTGGATCACGTGCGAGAGCTTATGCGATGACGGGAGATTACTTGGAAAGCGATCCTTCTTGCTCGTATATTCCTGAAGCGTTACGCTAA
- the gcvPB gene encoding aminomethyl-transferring glycine dehydrogenase subunit GcvPB, with the protein MHKDNQPLIFEVTKEGRIGYSLPELDVPELDLSDLLPAAFIREEAAELPEVSELDIMRHYTALSNRNHGVDTGFYPLGSCTMKYNPKINESVARFPGFANIHPLQDESTVQGAMEIMYDLQEHLVEITGMDEVTLQPAAGAHGEWTALMMIRAFHEANGDFHRTKVLVPDSAHGTNPASATVAGFETVTVKSNEHGLVDLEDLKRVVGPDTAALMLTNPNTLGLFEEDILEMAEIVHAVGGKLYYDGANLNAVMSKARPGDMGFDAVHLNLHKTFTGPHGGGGPGSGPVGVKADLAPFLPKPVLVKKDDVFTFDYNIPQTIGRVKPFYGNFGIYLRAYTYIRSMGPDGLKAVTEYAVLNANYMMRRLEPYFDLPYNRHCKHEFVLSGRRQKKLGVRTLDMAKRLLDFGYHPPTIYFPLNVEEGMMIEPTETESKETLDAFCDALIQIAKEVEENPEIVQNAPHTTVINRLDETKAARQPVLRYTK; encoded by the coding sequence ATGCATAAAGATAATCAGCCGTTAATTTTTGAAGTAACGAAAGAAGGAAGAATTGGCTACAGTCTTCCAGAACTAGATGTACCTGAATTGGATTTGTCAGATTTATTGCCAGCAGCATTTATCCGCGAGGAAGCTGCAGAACTTCCAGAAGTGTCTGAGCTTGATATTATGCGCCATTATACAGCGTTATCTAATCGTAACCATGGTGTAGATACAGGATTTTATCCATTAGGATCTTGTACAATGAAATACAATCCAAAAATCAATGAATCTGTTGCACGTTTCCCTGGATTTGCTAACATTCACCCATTGCAAGATGAGTCGACTGTGCAAGGCGCGATGGAAATCATGTATGATTTGCAAGAGCATCTTGTGGAGATTACAGGAATGGATGAAGTTACGCTTCAACCAGCTGCTGGAGCACACGGTGAATGGACCGCATTGATGATGATTCGTGCGTTCCATGAAGCAAATGGTGATTTCCACCGCACAAAAGTACTTGTTCCAGACTCAGCACACGGAACAAACCCAGCATCGGCAACAGTTGCAGGTTTTGAAACGGTGACGGTGAAGTCAAATGAACATGGGCTTGTGGATCTTGAAGATTTGAAGCGTGTAGTTGGACCGGATACGGCGGCATTGATGCTGACAAATCCAAATACGCTTGGACTATTTGAAGAAGACATTCTTGAAATGGCTGAGATTGTTCACGCTGTTGGCGGGAAATTGTACTATGATGGTGCGAACTTGAATGCAGTTATGTCCAAAGCCCGCCCTGGTGACATGGGCTTTGATGCAGTTCACTTAAACTTGCACAAAACATTCACAGGCCCTCACGGTGGCGGTGGTCCGGGTTCTGGTCCAGTCGGTGTCAAAGCGGACTTGGCTCCTTTCTTGCCAAAACCAGTACTTGTGAAAAAAGATGATGTGTTCACATTCGATTATAATATTCCACAAACGATTGGCCGTGTGAAGCCGTTCTATGGTAACTTCGGCATCTATCTGCGTGCTTACACGTATATTCGTTCAATGGGGCCTGATGGTCTGAAAGCTGTTACGGAATATGCGGTATTGAATGCAAACTATATGATGCGTCGACTTGAGCCTTACTTCGACCTGCCATATAATCGTCACTGTAAGCATGAATTCGTGCTATCGGGTCGTCGCCAGAAGAAATTGGGCGTGCGTACACTTGATATGGCAAAACGACTGCTGGACTTTGGCTATCATCCACCAACAATCTACTTCCCACTAAATGTTGAGGAAGGTATGATGATTGAGCCAACAGAAACAGAGTCGAAAGAAACACTCGATGCATTTTGTGATGCGTTGATTCAAATCGCAAAAGAAGTTGAAGAAAACCCTGAAATCGTTCAAAACGCACCACATACTACGGTCATTAATCGTTTGGATGAAACAAAAGCAGCACGTCAGCCTGTATTGCGTTACACGAAATAA
- the gcvPA gene encoding aminomethyl-transferring glycine dehydrogenase subunit GcvPA codes for MKHRYLPMTETDRAEMMQTIGISSVDELFADIPEKVRFKGEYNIKKAKSETALTKELAQVAAKNADARTYASFLGAGVYDHFKPIIVDHVISRSEFYTAYTPYQPEISQGELQAIFEFQTMICELTGMELANSSMYDGGTALAEAGNLAAGHTRRKRLLVSETVHPESRDVVLSYASGQSIEVVTIPQKDGVTDLAKLEEMMDEDTAAVLVQYPNFFGQIEDIQRIGDITHDKGGLFVVSSNPLALGVLTPPGKLGADITVGDAQPFGIPEGFGGPHCGYFAVSKKLMRKVPGRLVGETTDDEGRRGYVLTLQAREQHIRRDKATSNICSNQALNALAASVAMTALGKMGAQEIAYQNIVKTRYAKDAFEKAGFEVAFGGAHFNEIVVNCKKSVKEVNAHLFTKGILGGYDLGKTYPAFANHALIAVTEQRTKEEIDALVQEMEALHA; via the coding sequence ATGAAGCATCGTTACCTTCCAATGACGGAAACCGATCGTGCTGAAATGATGCAAACAATCGGTATTTCTTCAGTAGATGAACTATTTGCTGATATTCCTGAAAAAGTTCGTTTTAAAGGCGAATACAATATTAAAAAAGCAAAATCCGAGACTGCATTAACAAAAGAATTGGCACAAGTTGCTGCAAAAAATGCGGATGCGCGTACATATGCATCATTCCTTGGTGCGGGCGTCTACGATCACTTCAAGCCGATCATCGTTGACCACGTCATTTCACGTTCTGAGTTTTACACGGCTTACACGCCATACCAGCCGGAAATTTCACAGGGAGAATTACAAGCAATATTTGAATTCCAGACAATGATCTGTGAATTAACGGGTATGGAGCTTGCAAATTCTTCGATGTATGATGGCGGAACAGCACTTGCAGAGGCAGGGAATCTTGCGGCAGGTCACACGCGTCGTAAAAGACTTCTTGTGTCTGAAACGGTACACCCAGAATCACGTGACGTTGTTCTTTCTTACGCGTCTGGACAGTCAATTGAGGTTGTGACGATTCCACAAAAAGATGGTGTAACAGATTTAGCAAAACTAGAAGAAATGATGGATGAAGATACAGCGGCAGTTCTTGTACAGTATCCAAACTTCTTCGGTCAAATTGAAGATATTCAAAGAATCGGCGACATTACGCATGACAAAGGTGGATTATTTGTTGTATCTTCCAACCCGCTAGCACTTGGCGTACTGACGCCTCCGGGGAAACTTGGTGCTGATATTACAGTTGGTGATGCACAACCATTTGGTATTCCTGAAGGATTTGGTGGACCGCATTGTGGTTATTTCGCTGTTTCGAAAAAGTTGATGCGTAAAGTTCCGGGACGTCTTGTCGGAGAAACGACAGATGACGAAGGACGTCGGGGGTATGTATTGACATTGCAAGCCCGTGAGCAGCATATCCGTCGTGATAAAGCGACATCTAATATTTGTTCAAACCAAGCGTTGAATGCACTTGCTGCATCTGTTGCGATGACTGCACTTGGTAAAATGGGGGCGCAGGAAATTGCCTACCAAAATATTGTTAAAACACGCTATGCTAAGGATGCATTTGAAAAAGCTGGTTTTGAGGTAGCATTTGGCGGTGCTCATTTCAATGAGATCGTCGTTAACTGTAAAAAATCTGTCAAGGAAGTCAATGCACATCTCTTCACAAAAGGCATTCTTGGTGGCTATGACCTTGGTAAAACATACCCAGCATTTGCGAATCATGCATTGATTGCTGTGACTGAACAACGTACGAAAGAGGAAATCGATGCACTTGTGCAGGAAATGGAGGCCCTTCATGCATAA
- the gcvT gene encoding glycine cleavage system aminomethyltransferase GcvT, whose product MADALKRTALFDSYAEYGGKTIDFGGWELPVQFSSIKNEHEAVRTKAGLFDVSHMGEVFVSGTGALAYLQKLVTNDVSKLVDGQAQYTAMCYEDGGTIDDLLIYKRGDNDYLLVVNASNIDKDVEWMKSHATADVTIEDKSSDFGLLALQGPVAQEVLQKLTDEPLADIKFFRFKENVNVAGHSVLVSRTGYTGENGFEIYGSPEAIVALWPAILEAGEAEGVIPAGLGARDTLRFEAGLPLYGQELSKDISPLETGLGFVVKLNKEEDFLGKAALTAQKDNGVPRKLIGLEMIDKGIPRTGYKVFLGEAEIGEVTTGTQSPTLKKNIGFALLNSEHTAEGTEVEVEIRNKRLKAVIIATPFYKR is encoded by the coding sequence ATGGCAGATGCATTAAAACGAACAGCACTTTTTGACAGTTATGCTGAGTACGGCGGGAAAACAATCGATTTTGGCGGTTGGGAGTTACCCGTTCAATTTTCTAGCATTAAAAATGAACATGAAGCTGTACGAACGAAAGCAGGCTTGTTTGATGTTTCGCATATGGGTGAAGTTTTTGTCAGTGGGACAGGAGCACTTGCGTACCTACAAAAATTAGTTACCAATGATGTGTCGAAATTAGTAGATGGTCAAGCGCAATACACGGCAATGTGCTACGAGGATGGCGGCACAATCGATGACCTCCTTATCTACAAACGTGGAGACAACGATTATCTACTTGTCGTTAATGCATCGAATATTGATAAAGATGTTGAATGGATGAAGAGTCATGCAACAGCGGATGTCACCATAGAAGACAAATCATCTGACTTTGGACTACTTGCTTTGCAAGGACCCGTAGCACAAGAAGTGCTACAAAAATTAACGGATGAGCCACTGGCGGATATCAAGTTTTTCCGGTTCAAGGAAAATGTTAACGTTGCTGGTCATTCTGTTCTTGTTTCACGGACGGGCTATACAGGCGAAAATGGTTTTGAAATTTATGGTTCACCGGAAGCTATCGTTGCACTTTGGCCTGCTATTCTTGAAGCAGGTGAAGCAGAAGGCGTGATTCCAGCAGGTTTGGGTGCACGTGATACCCTTCGTTTCGAAGCAGGTTTGCCACTTTATGGACAAGAGTTATCAAAAGACATTTCACCACTTGAAACGGGTCTTGGCTTCGTTGTGAAATTGAATAAAGAAGAGGATTTCCTCGGCAAAGCAGCACTTACTGCACAAAAAGACAATGGCGTACCACGTAAATTGATTGGTCTTGAAATGATTGACAAAGGTATTCCACGTACAGGTTACAAAGTATTCCTTGGCGAAGCCGAAATTGGCGAAGTGACAACAGGCACACAATCACCAACGCTTAAAAAGAATATAGGCTTTGCCTTACTGAACAGTGAGCATACGGCTGAAGGTACGGAAGTGGAAGTTGAAATTCGCAATAAGCGATTGAAAGCAGTCATTATTGCAACACCATTTTATAAACGCTAA
- a CDS encoding shikimate kinase: MKKVYLIGYMGCGKSAIGKRLSFATKMPYYDMDTEIVRKMGMTIPEIFEKYGEERFREIETEFLRTFRDEFCIIATGGGVPMRKENREIMRRTGIVFFLNTPFRDIWRRIASDRNRPIVQRSTRADLEKLFNERKPHYLHTAHFKVETENRSLRDIMDYIAFQIRRLKGEL, from the coding sequence ATGAAGAAAGTGTATTTGATTGGCTATATGGGCTGTGGGAAAAGTGCGATTGGTAAACGGTTAAGCTTTGCGACTAAAATGCCGTACTACGATATGGATACTGAAATCGTGAGGAAAATGGGTATGACGATACCGGAAATTTTCGAAAAATATGGCGAAGAACGTTTTCGTGAGATTGAAACCGAATTTTTGCGTACGTTTCGTGATGAGTTTTGTATCATTGCGACCGGTGGAGGTGTCCCGATGCGTAAAGAAAACCGTGAAATTATGCGACGGACAGGCATTGTCTTTTTCCTGAATACGCCGTTTCGCGATATATGGAGACGGATTGCATCGGATCGAAATCGTCCAATTGTTCAACGCTCAACGCGTGCGGATCTTGAAAAGTTATTTAATGAACGCAAACCGCATTATTTACACACAGCCCACTTTAAAGTCGAAACAGAAAACCGGTCATTGCGAGATATTATGGATTATATTGCGTTCCAAATTCGCAGGCTGAAAGGGGAACTGTAG
- a CDS encoding DUF3006 family protein, whose product MNKVKYTLDKIEDGQYVFLDHPNEENQLLIPASEINVEIAEGDIVLISQTDSVYAFEVLVEETEIMRDKVTSLLEKLKNKKL is encoded by the coding sequence ATGAATAAAGTAAAATACACTCTTGATAAAATCGAAGATGGACAGTATGTATTTTTAGACCATCCGAATGAAGAAAACCAATTACTGATACCTGCATCTGAAATTAATGTTGAAATCGCTGAAGGTGACATCGTGTTAATTAGCCAAACGGATTCTGTTTATGCATTTGAAGTATTAGTAGAAGAAACCGAAATCATGCGTGATAAAGTAACCAGTCTCCTCGAAAAATTAAAAAACAAAAAGCTATAA
- a CDS encoding MBL fold metallo-hydrolase — protein MKNTMKKAAILFFAFLLTVSITSTQALAAEWVEFDSKNTDELQKEWEITFSSAVDESTVNMENVYVKDSTGEKVSTDYRVEGDKVFIKPVSNYIPGQTYTLFIGPGIKSGKGQDLKSDVRFSFSVNQVERPKSDMLVHFIDVGQGDSILIQAPGGKNMLVDGGTKASGTKVVSFLKSKGVSTLDVVIATHPDADHIGGLISVLNNFKVNQFIDSGRVHTTQTYYEMLQLIDDKNIPFKVAKTGDAIDLDALLKTTVLHADEIASSTNDASIVTRLEYGSVSFLLTGDAEKSVESKILSQYGNIQSTYLKAGHHGSNSSSTAAFINAVKPLGTILSYAEGNSYGHPHSEVVARLGTVGSKIYSTAESGDITITTDGVKHSVSVAPWTPPVEPSPNPEPKPDPKPEPGLEVKPGAPSKFKNCTEMRVYYPNGVKVGHPSYEKKHDRDGDGWACE, from the coding sequence TTGAAAAACACCATGAAGAAAGCAGCCATTTTGTTCTTCGCTTTCTTGCTCACTGTATCGATAACCTCCACACAAGCATTGGCGGCGGAGTGGGTAGAATTCGACTCGAAAAATACTGACGAACTTCAAAAAGAATGGGAAATCACTTTTTCTAGTGCGGTGGACGAATCGACGGTAAATATGGAAAATGTATATGTGAAGGATAGTACAGGTGAAAAGGTTTCTACAGATTACCGGGTAGAAGGCGACAAGGTTTTTATTAAACCTGTATCAAACTACATACCAGGGCAAACGTACACGTTATTTATAGGTCCTGGCATTAAATCAGGCAAAGGGCAAGATTTGAAGTCTGATGTCCGTTTTAGTTTCTCGGTTAATCAGGTAGAGCGCCCGAAATCCGACATGCTAGTACACTTTATTGACGTAGGACAAGGTGACTCAATCCTAATTCAAGCACCAGGCGGAAAGAATATGTTGGTTGACGGAGGAACAAAAGCATCCGGTACCAAAGTAGTTTCGTTCCTTAAATCAAAAGGCGTTTCTACATTAGATGTGGTCATCGCGACTCATCCTGATGCAGACCATATCGGTGGCTTGATTTCTGTGTTGAATAATTTCAAAGTTAACCAGTTCATCGATAGTGGACGAGTACACACGACGCAAACCTATTATGAGATGCTACAATTAATCGATGACAAGAATATCCCGTTTAAAGTTGCTAAAACAGGAGACGCGATAGATCTTGATGCACTATTAAAAACAACTGTATTACACGCGGATGAAATTGCATCGAGTACAAATGACGCATCCATAGTCACTCGTCTTGAATACGGATCAGTTAGTTTCTTGTTAACGGGAGATGCAGAAAAATCGGTAGAAAGTAAAATCCTATCCCAATACGGTAATATTCAAAGCACGTACTTAAAAGCGGGTCACCATGGTTCGAATTCAAGCAGCACAGCGGCATTTATTAATGCGGTGAAACCATTAGGGACAATCCTTTCTTACGCAGAGGGTAACTCGTACGGCCATCCTCATAGCGAGGTTGTAGCTCGACTCGGCACAGTTGGCTCGAAAATATATTCGACAGCTGAATCTGGCGACATAACAATTACTACTGACGGCGTTAAGCACTCTGTTTCAGTAGCTCCTTGGACACCACCAGTTGAACCTAGTCCAAATCCAGAACCTAAACCAGATCCTAAGCCGGAACCAGGATTAGAAGTTAAACCAGGCGCACCGTCTAAATTTAAAAATTGCACAGAAATGAGAGTATACTATCCAAACGGTGTTAAGGTCGGCCATCCGTCATACGAGAAAAAGCATGATCGTGATGGAGATGGGTGGGCTTGCGAATGA
- a CDS encoding YolD-like family protein: protein MRAVPKPKKTYKSSDAPKMTEEDFEEIGEKINEALEFKNEVEITTYHQKQFESAKGVITSADGQTGKLTMQVGYDERKININSIVSVK, encoded by the coding sequence ATGAGAGCAGTACCAAAACCAAAAAAGACATACAAGAGTTCGGATGCTCCAAAAATGACAGAAGAGGACTTTGAGGAGATTGGCGAGAAAATAAATGAGGCATTAGAATTTAAAAACGAGGTCGAAATCACGACGTACCACCAAAAGCAGTTTGAGTCGGCAAAAGGCGTCATAACAAGCGCCGATGGTCAGACTGGTAAGTTAACGATGCAGGTAGGCTACGACGAGAGAAAGATCAATATCAATTCGATTGTTAGCGTTAAATAA
- a CDS encoding YolD-like family protein: MIRDRGSIKWQGMMLPEHVAEITDWRNEQYYEERPQLDDLDLQSIQEEIEAAHKRRCQVLIITWKDGEFMMRGGIIVEINIQSMCIFLDNPFGIERIAVSDIVGAQIKE, from the coding sequence ATGATTAGAGATAGAGGCAGTATTAAATGGCAGGGCATGATGTTACCTGAGCACGTAGCCGAGATAACCGACTGGAGAAACGAGCAGTATTATGAAGAACGTCCGCAACTTGACGACTTAGATTTGCAATCGATTCAAGAAGAAATCGAAGCGGCTCATAAAAGACGATGTCAGGTCCTCATAATCACATGGAAAGATGGTGAGTTCATGATGCGTGGCGGAATCATAGTGGAAATCAACATTCAATCAATGTGCATATTCCTTGATAATCCGTTTGGAATAGAGAGGATAGCTGTATCCGATATTGTTGGTGCTCAAATCAAAGAATAA
- a CDS encoding Y-family DNA polymerase, with the protein MIDYSKFPNRSVACIDMMSFYASCMAALHNLDARTTPIAVVGNLKQRGSVVLAASPAMKKRFKIKTGNRLFEIPRHPKIRLFEPRMEYFLEMSMSITRILHKYVPAEAIHVYSVDESFIDLTGTEKLWGDPAQTVREIQKEIYETLSLPSTAGMGPNMLMAKLCLDISGKKTGFAKWNFEDIPEKLWPVSPLSEMWGIGRQTETSLNNMGIFSVGDLAHASLETLEKKFGIIGNQLYHHAWGIDLSKVDAPPVAGQVSYGKSQILMRDYNSIAEVRAVLLEMCEDVAKRARDAGKAGRTITLGISYSKNALGGGFQRSRTIKEATNETMAIYAVCKELLSENYDARPVRQISLSITKLEAEQSVQLSLFEKDNWKDRAIGSVMDNIRNKYGSTAILRAISLTDAGTAIKRSELVGGHKG; encoded by the coding sequence ATGATTGACTACAGTAAATTTCCTAATCGTTCAGTCGCTTGCATAGACATGATGAGTTTTTACGCCAGTTGTATGGCTGCATTGCATAATCTGGATGCGAGGACGACGCCAATTGCAGTGGTCGGCAATTTGAAACAACGAGGTAGTGTCGTGTTAGCAGCATCACCGGCCATGAAAAAGCGGTTCAAGATTAAGACTGGTAATCGTTTGTTTGAAATCCCACGTCACCCAAAAATCCGACTCTTTGAACCACGAATGGAATACTTTCTCGAAATGTCAATGTCTATTACTCGCATCCTCCACAAGTACGTGCCAGCGGAAGCAATACACGTTTACTCGGTCGATGAAAGCTTTATAGACCTTACTGGCACAGAAAAGTTATGGGGCGACCCGGCGCAGACCGTCAGAGAAATCCAGAAGGAAATATACGAAACGTTGAGTTTGCCGTCAACAGCCGGTATGGGCCCTAATATGTTAATGGCTAAGCTATGTTTAGATATTAGCGGCAAAAAGACTGGTTTTGCGAAGTGGAACTTCGAGGACATACCGGAAAAGTTATGGCCTGTATCTCCACTCTCTGAAATGTGGGGAATAGGGAGACAAACCGAAACGTCACTCAACAATATGGGGATATTTAGCGTTGGTGATTTAGCCCACGCATCTCTCGAGACCCTTGAAAAGAAATTCGGCATCATAGGCAACCAGTTGTATCACCATGCCTGGGGCATAGACTTATCCAAGGTAGATGCACCACCAGTTGCAGGTCAGGTCAGCTATGGCAAGAGCCAGATTTTAATGCGTGATTACAACAGCATTGCCGAGGTTAGAGCTGTACTCTTGGAAATGTGCGAAGACGTAGCCAAAAGGGCAAGGGATGCAGGTAAGGCAGGCCGTACAATAACGCTTGGTATCAGCTACAGTAAAAACGCACTTGGCGGAGGATTCCAACGATCTCGTACTATTAAAGAGGCGACCAACGAAACGATGGCTATCTATGCGGTATGCAAAGAGTTGTTGAGCGAAAATTACGATGCTAGACCAGTACGGCAAATATCTTTATCAATCACAAAGTTAGAAGCAGAGCAATCAGTACAATTAAGCCTTTTCGAAAAGGACAATTGGAAAGACAGGGCAATCGGCTCTGTGATGGATAACATCCGAAATAAATACGGCTCTACGGCGATATTACGAGCGATCTCATTAACCGATGCGGGTACAGCAATTAAACGGTCCGAGTTGGTCGGCGGGCATAAAGGATAG
- a CDS encoding LexA family protein has product MRERQQKIYDYIKSYIADNQYPPTIREITTGVGLKSPSTVHGHLDRMREKGYIDFIDSRPRTLRIVS; this is encoded by the coding sequence ATGCGAGAAAGACAACAGAAAATATATGATTACATTAAAAGTTACATTGCAGACAATCAGTATCCACCGACAATAAGAGAAATCACAACTGGAGTCGGACTCAAATCTCCATCTACTGTACACGGCCATTTAGATCGGATGAGAGAGAAAGGTTATATCGACTTTATCGACTCACGCCCACGGACTTTGCGAATCGTTTCATGA